One stretch of Ictalurus punctatus breed USDA103 chromosome 5, Coco_2.0, whole genome shotgun sequence DNA includes these proteins:
- the st1s3 gene encoding cytosolic sulfotransferase 3 isoform X1 → MEGVNTSSMKPTCRPELFDFEGISMVHYFTDNWEKVQKFQARPNDILIATYPKAGTTWVSYILDLLYFHNSAPERQTSLPIFVRVPFLEAVFPEMPTGVDLADKLPNTPRLIKTHLPVQLVPKSFWEQNCKVVYVARNAKDNAVSYFHFARMINLLPEPGNWNTFLQSFMDGKLVSGPWYDHVTGYWEKKQTYSNLHYMFFEDMVANTEHELEQLCSFLGLSTPAEERERITKCVHFDVMKQNNMTNHSSFSHMDFKISPFMRKGKVGDWKNHFTVAQNERFDEHYWQKMKNTTLQFHTEI, encoded by the exons ATGAAGCCAACATGTCGACCAGAACTGTTTGATTTTGAAGGCATTTCTATGGTCCATTACTTCACTGATAACTGGGAAAAGGTTCAGAAATTTCAAGCAAGACCAAATGATATCCTCATTGCTACTTACCCCAAAGCAG GTACTACCTGGGTCTCCTACATTTTGGACCTACTCTATTTTCACAATTCAGCACCAGAGCGTCAGACCTCTCTGCCCATCTTTGTAAGAGTGCCTTTTCTTGAGGCAGTCTTTCCTGAGATGCCTACAG GGGTTGATCTGGCAGATAAATTGCCCAACACACCACGGCTCATCAAAACTCATCTACCTGTTCAGTTGGTGCCCAAGTCCTTCTGGGAACAGAACTGCAAG GTTGTTTATGTAGCTCGCAATGCCAAAGACAATGCTGTGTCTTATTTCCACTTTGCTCGTATGATCAACTTACTACCTGAACCGGGAAACTGGAACACTTTTTTACAGAGTTTCATGGATGGAAAGC TGGTGTCTGGACCTTGGTATGATCATGTGACAGGCTACTGGGAGAAGAAGCAGACATACTCTAATCTTCACTACATGTTCTTTGAAGATATGGTAGCG AACACCGAGCATGAGTTGGAGCAACTGTGCTCCTTCCTCGGTTTATCTACACCAgcggaagagagggagagaattaCAAAATGCGTTCACTTTGATGTTATGAAGCAGAACAACATGACCAACCATTCCTCATTCTCACACATGGACTTCAAGATCTCACCATTCATGCGTAAAG GTAAAGTTGGAGACTGGAAGAATCACTTCACTGTGGCTCAAAATGAGCGGTTTGATGAACACTACTGGCAGAAGATGAAGAACACAACCCTACAGTTCCACACAGAGATTTAA
- the st1s3 gene encoding cytosolic sulfotransferase 3 isoform X2, translating to MEGVNTSSMKPTCRPELFDFEGISMVHYFTDNWEKVQKFQARPNDILIATYPKAGTTWVSYILDLLYFHNSAPERQTSLPIFVRVPFLEAVFPEMPTGVDLADKLPNTPRLIKTHLPVQLVPKSFWEQNCKVVYVARNAKDNAVSYFHFARMINLLPEPGNWNTFLQSFMDGKLVSGPWYDHVTGYWEKKQTYSNLHYMFFEDMVANTEHELEQLCSFLGLSTPAEERERITKCVHFDVMKQNNMTNHSSFSHMDFKISPFMRKVGDWKNHFTVAQNERFDEHYWQKMKNTTLQFHTEI from the exons ATGAAGCCAACATGTCGACCAGAACTGTTTGATTTTGAAGGCATTTCTATGGTCCATTACTTCACTGATAACTGGGAAAAGGTTCAGAAATTTCAAGCAAGACCAAATGATATCCTCATTGCTACTTACCCCAAAGCAG GTACTACCTGGGTCTCCTACATTTTGGACCTACTCTATTTTCACAATTCAGCACCAGAGCGTCAGACCTCTCTGCCCATCTTTGTAAGAGTGCCTTTTCTTGAGGCAGTCTTTCCTGAGATGCCTACAG GGGTTGATCTGGCAGATAAATTGCCCAACACACCACGGCTCATCAAAACTCATCTACCTGTTCAGTTGGTGCCCAAGTCCTTCTGGGAACAGAACTGCAAG GTTGTTTATGTAGCTCGCAATGCCAAAGACAATGCTGTGTCTTATTTCCACTTTGCTCGTATGATCAACTTACTACCTGAACCGGGAAACTGGAACACTTTTTTACAGAGTTTCATGGATGGAAAGC TGGTGTCTGGACCTTGGTATGATCATGTGACAGGCTACTGGGAGAAGAAGCAGACATACTCTAATCTTCACTACATGTTCTTTGAAGATATGGTAGCG AACACCGAGCATGAGTTGGAGCAACTGTGCTCCTTCCTCGGTTTATCTACACCAgcggaagagagggagagaattaCAAAATGCGTTCACTTTGATGTTATGAAGCAGAACAACATGACCAACCATTCCTCATTCTCACACATGGACTTCAAGATCTCACCATTCATGCGTAAAG TTGGAGACTGGAAGAATCACTTCACTGTGGCTCAAAATGAGCGGTTTGATGAACACTACTGGCAGAAGATGAAGAACACAACCCTACAGTTCCACACAGAGATTTAA
- the st1s3 gene encoding cytosolic sulfotransferase 3 (The RefSeq protein has 2 substitutions compared to this genomic sequence), translating to MEGVNTSSMKSTCRPELFDFEGISMVHYFTDNWEKVQKFQARPNDILIATYPKAGTTWVSYILDLLYFHNSAPERQTSLPIFVRVPFLEAVFPEMPTGVDLADKLPNTPRLIKTHLPVQLVPKSFWEQNCKVVYVARNAKDNAVSYFHFARMINLLPEPGNWNTFLQSFMDGKLVSGPWYDHVTGYWEKKQTYSNLHYMFFEDMVANTEHELEQLCSFLGLSTPAEERERITKCVHFDVMKQNNMTNHSSFSHMDFKISPFMRKVGDWKNHFTVAQNERFDEHYWQKMKNTTLQFHTEL from the exons ATGAAGCCAACATGTCGACCAGAACTGTTTGATTTTGAAGGCATTTCTATGGTCCATTACTTCACTGATAACTGGGAAAAGGTTCAGAAATTTCAAGCAAGACCAAATGATATCCTCATTGCTACTTACCCCAAAGCAG GTACTACCTGGGTCTCCTACATTTTGGACCTACTCTATTTTCACAATTCAGCACCAGAGCGTCAGACCTCTCTGCCCATCTTTGTAAGAGTGCCTTTTCTTGAGGCAGTCTTTCCTGAGATGCCTACAG GGGTTGATCTGGCAGATAAATTGCCCAACACACCACGGCTCATCAAAACTCATCTACCTGTTCAGTTGGTGCCCAAGTCCTTCTGGGAACAGAACTGCAAG GTTGTTTATGTAGCTCGCAATGCCAAAGACAATGCTGTGTCTTATTTCCACTTTGCTCGTATGATCAACTTACTACCTGAACCGGGAAACTGGAACACTTTTTTACAGAGTTTCATGGATGGAAAGC TGGTGTCTGGACCTTGGTATGATCATGTGACAGGCTACTGGGAGAAGAAGCAGACATACTCTAATCTTCACTACATGTTCTTTGAAGATATGGTAGCG AACACCGAGCATGAGTTGGAGCAACTGTGCTCCTTCCTCGGTTTATCTACACCAgcggaagagagggagagaattaCAAAATGCGTTCACTTTGATGTTATGAAGCAGAACAACATGACCAACCATTCCTCATTCTCACACATGGACTTCAAGATCTCACCATTCATGC GTAAAGTTGGAGACTGGAAGAATCACTTCACTGTGGCTCAAAATGAGCGGTTTGATGAACACTACTGGCAGAAGATGAAGAACACAACCCTACAGTTCCACACAGAGATTTAA